From a single Rosa rugosa chromosome 7, drRosRugo1.1, whole genome shotgun sequence genomic region:
- the LOC133721919 gene encoding uncharacterized protein LOC133721919, with translation MNGGLSKLGTALALVIAVFLLVGLVGQIFYILWRRRKLHNRSLPDDTESVLPVDSASSHSSGLFSFFLCWKTKSRIEPQEARHNVPTTNRNELQELEDIIKWQALYGSSRLLFTIEEGEREGLDSETTYSSCAEKEVVKTTTKVYLEECYGEPDVAVTVVNIEMDEAFTTPLETPCASPPYYTPSPSPTRE, from the coding sequence ATGAATGGTGGTCTCAGCAAGCTTGGGACTGCACTCGCTCTAGTGATTGCAGTCTTTCTTCTTGTAGGTCTTGTAGGCCAGATCTTCTACATCCTCTGGCGCCGGAGGAAGCTCCATAACCGGAGCCTCCCAGACGACACCGAGTCAGTTCTCCCAGTGGACTCGGCCTCATCACACTCTAGCGGGCTTTTCAGTTTCTTCCTGTGCTGGAAAACCAAATCTCGCATCGAACCTCAAGAAGCTCGTCACAACGTCCCAACTACAAATCGAAACGAATTACAGGAGCTGGAGGACATCATCAAGTGGCAGGCACTGTACGGATCGTCGAGGCTTTTGTTCACTAtagaggagggagagagagagggcttgGACTCCGAGACGACGTATTCTTCATGTGCAGAGAAAGAGGTAGTGAAGACGACGACAAAGGTGTACTTGGAAGAGTGTTATGGGGAACCAGATGTGGCGGTGACTGTTGTGAATATAGAGATGGACGAGGCGTTTACGACGCCGTTGGAGACTCCTTGTGCTTCGCCGCCGTACTATACGCCGTCGCCTTCTCCTACTCGTGAATGA